A segment of the Eleutherodactylus coqui strain aEleCoq1 chromosome 6, aEleCoq1.hap1, whole genome shotgun sequence genome:
AGTGTTTACTATTGGCTGTAATGTCCTATGATAGATACATCGCCATCTGCAAACCATTACAATATAGTATCATAATGAATAACCAATTCTGTCTTATCCTGGCTGTTGGATGTTGGGTTACAGGCTTTGGAAACTCTGTCATCTTGACATTTTTCACCTTCAAGCTGTCATTTTGCAGGTCCAACCATGTTGAACACTTTTTCTGTGAGATGCCGCCCATCCTCCAGCTCTCTTGTCAAGATATTTTTTTTAGTGAAATAGTTGAATATATTTCAATTGTGTTAATTGTTGTAAGTAGTTTTTTGTTGATACTTCTGTCTTATGTGTGTATCACTTTGGCCATCTTACACATTCGCACCACCAACCAACGATTCAAGACCTTCTCCACTTGTGCATCCCATCTGGCTGTTGTTTTGTTGTTCTATGGCACTGTACTGTTCATGCACCTACGCCCTCCATCCAGTTACTCCCCACATCAGGACAGAGTTGTGGCAATGGTCTATACTGTGGTAATTCCAATGCTGAATCCCATTATCTACAGTATAAGGAATAAGGATatcaaacatgctgtacaaaatATGATACAAGTCCATCTGTTTTAGACTAACTGTAAGGAAAATACTGATTGTATGATTATTTAGATCTCATTCAGCCATTTTAATTACAATTTTGAGCCTTTGACTAGAATAAACTGAACTATCATTGTTCTGGACAGAGAGCCAGGTAAATAGGTTAGTGTCTAAAGCCAATCACATGTGTACATCAAAAGAtatgcagattagagatgagcgaacgtactcgtccgaacttgatactcgttcgagtattagggtgttcgagatgctcg
Coding sequences within it:
- the LOC136571923 gene encoding olfactory receptor 5AP2-like, translating into MLIYAAVNSNQTSVKTFILLGLSNVFEFQIIFSILLLVTYTITLSINILLLIVVRSNYKLHTPMYFFLSNLSVIDIGFSSSVVPKILANTLSGDKSISFLGCATQLYFHLALGCTECLLLAVMSYDRYIAICKPLQYSIIMNNQFCLILAVGCWVTGFGNSVILTFFTFKLSFCRSNHVEHFFCEMPPILQLSCQDIFFSEIVEYISIVLIVVSSFLLILLSYVCITLAILHIRTTNQRFKTFSTCASHLAVVLLFYGTVLFMHLRPPSSYSPHQDRVVAMVYTVVIPMLNPIIYSIRNKDIKHAVQNMIQVHLF